Proteins from a single region of Pseudarthrobacter sp. NIBRBAC000502772:
- a CDS encoding glycosyl hydrolase family 32: MAFSLKDSWVWDFWIADGGDTFHMYYLHAPKSLGDPALRHRNARIGHATSQDLIVWEPQGVVLQPDDPAAFDATSTWTGSVVQGPDGVWRMFYTGARFYDTHNIEAIGVATSPDLYTWTKQPAVVLEPDRRWYERYGDSSWPEEAWRDPWVFADPDGDGWHMLITARANEGEDDNRGVIGHAVSPDLSSWEVRPPLSKPGSGFGHLEVPQTVVLDGRTLLLFSCGVDTLSAKKAAGFDGGGIWSLETHHLSGPFDVASAAVVTTAPLYSGKLVQDRSGQWLMMACHDANSDGTFDGLVSDPVPVHWDPASGNLTTAPSPKNS, from the coding sequence TTGGCCTTCAGCCTCAAAGACTCATGGGTGTGGGACTTCTGGATCGCCGACGGTGGCGACACGTTCCATATGTACTACCTCCACGCCCCCAAGAGCCTGGGTGACCCGGCTCTGCGGCACCGCAATGCCCGGATCGGCCACGCCACCTCACAGGACCTCATCGTGTGGGAACCCCAAGGCGTGGTCCTGCAGCCTGACGATCCGGCGGCGTTCGACGCAACCTCTACCTGGACGGGCAGCGTGGTCCAAGGCCCGGACGGGGTGTGGCGGATGTTCTACACCGGCGCCCGCTTTTATGACACCCACAACATCGAGGCCATCGGTGTTGCGACGTCCCCGGACCTTTACACCTGGACCAAGCAACCCGCCGTCGTGCTTGAACCTGACCGCCGCTGGTACGAACGATACGGTGATAGCAGTTGGCCGGAAGAAGCATGGCGGGACCCGTGGGTCTTCGCCGATCCGGACGGCGATGGCTGGCACATGCTGATCACCGCCCGCGCGAATGAGGGTGAGGACGACAACCGCGGCGTCATCGGCCACGCAGTCTCACCCGACCTCTCTTCGTGGGAAGTCAGGCCACCCCTCAGCAAGCCAGGCTCCGGATTTGGGCACCTCGAGGTTCCCCAAACCGTAGTGCTGGACGGCAGGACCCTCCTTTTGTTCTCGTGCGGCGTGGATACGCTTTCGGCCAAGAAAGCCGCAGGGTTCGACGGCGGCGGCATCTGGAGCCTCGAAACCCACCATCTCAGTGGTCCCTTCGACGTCGCATCCGCCGCCGTAGTCACCACGGCACCGCTCTATAGCGGAAAACTCGTCCAGGACAGGTCCGGCCAATGGCTCATGATGGCCTGCCATGACGCCAACAGCGATGGCACGTTCGACGGCTTGGTGTCCGACCCCGTGCCGGTCCACTGGGATCCCGCAAGCGGCAACCTGACCACCGCTCCATCACCCAAGAACTCATGA
- a CDS encoding alkene reductase, whose amino-acid sequence MTLSALWQPLTLGRLDLSHRLALAPMTRSRSNPDGTPGDLAAEYYGQRASLGLIITEGTQPSADGQGYANTPGIYTPEHVEGWRSVTEAVHARGGAMFIQLMHAGRMSHPDNTPHHRQPVAPSAISADQDIFTPTGPQKTPTPRELSPEDIHATVADFRHAAASAIAAGADGVEIHGANGYLLHQFLSPNANHRTDAYGGSIENRSRFVIELAQALADEIGADRVGIRLSPAMPLGGINEGDTESVRAQYRHLVGELATLNLAYLHLHHVGDDELLRSLRDIWPTAVLVVRYGRNREQIADDVAAGLADVAPLGRYALANPDIVERLRSNAPLNEVDPSTLYGGGAAGYTDYPALAHA is encoded by the coding sequence ATGACCCTTTCCGCACTGTGGCAACCACTGACTCTTGGCCGCCTTGACCTATCCCATCGGCTGGCGCTGGCACCCATGACCCGAAGCCGCTCCAACCCGGATGGCACGCCGGGCGACTTGGCGGCCGAGTACTACGGGCAGCGCGCCTCATTGGGATTGATCATCACCGAGGGCACGCAGCCGTCGGCCGACGGACAGGGCTATGCCAACACCCCGGGGATCTACACCCCCGAGCATGTCGAGGGCTGGCGAAGCGTCACCGAAGCAGTTCACGCCCGCGGCGGGGCGATGTTCATCCAACTCATGCATGCGGGCCGCATGTCCCACCCGGACAACACTCCTCACCACCGCCAGCCCGTGGCGCCCTCGGCGATCTCCGCAGACCAGGATATTTTCACGCCGACCGGACCCCAGAAGACGCCGACACCGCGAGAGCTGAGCCCGGAGGATATCCACGCCACCGTGGCTGACTTCCGCCACGCGGCAGCTTCGGCCATTGCAGCCGGCGCCGACGGAGTTGAAATCCATGGGGCGAACGGTTATCTCCTGCACCAGTTCCTCTCCCCCAACGCAAACCACCGCACCGACGCATACGGCGGATCAATAGAAAACCGGTCGAGGTTCGTGATCGAACTCGCCCAGGCCCTGGCCGATGAAATCGGCGCAGACAGGGTTGGCATCCGCCTCTCCCCCGCCATGCCATTAGGTGGAATCAACGAGGGCGACACCGAGAGTGTGCGCGCCCAGTACCGGCACCTGGTAGGCGAGCTCGCGACCCTGAACCTGGCGTACCTGCACCTTCACCATGTAGGCGACGACGAACTGCTCCGCTCCCTCAGGGATATATGGCCGACGGCGGTGCTCGTGGTCCGCTACGGACGCAACCGTGAGCAGATAGCCGACGACGTCGCGGCCGGCCTTGCGGACGTTGCCCCACTGGGCCGTTATGCGCTGGCCAATCCCGACATCGTTGAGCGCCTGCGCTCAAACGCCCCCCTGAACGAGGTGGATCCCAGCACTCTCTACGGCGGCGGGGCAGCCGGATACACCGACTACCCGGCCCTTGCCCACGCCTAA
- a CDS encoding extracellular solute-binding protein, translated as MAGIIAAAAAVSVAALSLTGCGGPDTGNPGPSVQAGSGEGTINVWAVDGQAAENDALKKIISNFETSQNKIKVNLKLFPSDQYTKAVNSAAPGDLPDVLDFDGPTLASFVYNGKMAPLKDSVSEETLSNQTDSIKAQNTVDDAVYGVGMMNAGLALWGNKKLLDSAGVEYPTTPEGAWTAEEFSGVLDKLAAVVPGGKPLDLSEQYGFAGEWGTCCSAGPVIWSGGGTMLKDNKASGALDSEANVKSLTTLASWKKYTDPNADGLAFPNGRVALSWVGHWTYPTYKALGSDLVSIPLPNFGKGTKTASGTFAWGMGATTKNGAASGKFLDFLMSDESVRIYTDANGAPPATKTALSVSNLYGPGKQLQLLGDQLSKACGPEEQITETCVSVTRPVTAGYPIVTDQVGKAEAAIYSGKDAKEALSAAARAIDQNFADNDGYKK; from the coding sequence ATGGCAGGGATCATTGCGGCCGCAGCTGCCGTTTCCGTAGCAGCCCTATCACTGACTGGCTGCGGCGGGCCGGACACCGGCAACCCTGGCCCTTCCGTCCAGGCAGGTTCGGGCGAAGGCACCATAAACGTCTGGGCCGTAGACGGTCAGGCAGCCGAGAATGACGCGTTGAAGAAGATCATTTCCAACTTCGAAACGTCCCAGAACAAGATCAAAGTGAACCTCAAACTTTTCCCTTCGGACCAGTACACCAAGGCAGTCAACTCGGCGGCCCCCGGCGACCTGCCGGATGTGCTCGACTTCGATGGACCCACACTGGCCAGCTTCGTCTACAACGGCAAGATGGCACCCCTGAAGGACTCCGTCTCCGAGGAAACGCTGTCCAACCAAACGGACTCCATCAAGGCGCAGAACACTGTGGACGACGCCGTGTATGGCGTGGGCATGATGAACGCGGGCCTGGCCCTATGGGGCAACAAGAAACTCCTGGATTCTGCGGGTGTCGAGTATCCGACCACACCGGAAGGAGCCTGGACGGCTGAGGAGTTCAGCGGGGTCCTGGATAAGCTCGCGGCCGTCGTCCCAGGGGGAAAACCGTTGGACCTGTCCGAACAGTACGGCTTCGCTGGAGAGTGGGGAACGTGTTGTTCTGCCGGGCCGGTCATCTGGTCCGGTGGTGGCACGATGCTCAAGGACAACAAGGCGTCCGGAGCTTTGGACTCCGAGGCCAACGTCAAGTCACTGACGACGCTCGCGTCCTGGAAGAAGTACACCGATCCGAACGCTGACGGCCTGGCATTCCCGAACGGCCGGGTTGCGCTGAGCTGGGTGGGGCACTGGACCTACCCGACCTACAAAGCGCTTGGCAGCGATTTGGTGTCCATTCCCTTGCCCAACTTCGGGAAAGGAACCAAAACTGCCTCCGGTACCTTCGCATGGGGAATGGGCGCCACCACCAAGAACGGCGCCGCGTCCGGGAAGTTCCTGGACTTCCTGATGTCCGACGAAAGCGTACGCATCTACACTGACGCAAACGGGGCCCCGCCGGCGACCAAAACGGCACTGTCAGTTTCAAACCTTTACGGCCCCGGCAAGCAGTTGCAGCTGCTTGGCGACCAGCTGAGCAAGGCGTGCGGACCCGAAGAGCAGATCACCGAGACGTGTGTCAGCGTCACACGGCCCGTGACCGCCGGTTACCCCATCGTGACGGATCAGGTCGGCAAAGCAGAGGCCGCCATCTACTCAGGCAAAGACGCCAAGGAAGCCTTGAGCGCCGCAGCCCGCGCCATCGACCAGAACTTCGCCGACAACGACGGATACAAGAAATAG
- a CDS encoding NADP-dependent oxidoreductase, translated as MRAFVINKYKEPLREAEVAEPTVGERDVLVQVQAAGLNQLDEKIRMGEFKQILPYKLQLVLGNDVAGTVLRVGEKVKGFKPGDEVYARPNEDRIGTFAERIAVAEEDLALKPVSATMEEAGSLPLVALTAWQALVEQGNVQPGQKVLIHAGAGGVGSIAIQLAKHLGATVATTASSSNAGFVRDLGADIVIDYRTQDFEQLLSGYDLVLDSLGGQNLQKSLRILKPGGKAIGIAGPPDPAFARKAGLNPVLRLAITGLSSKIRRQARKLGVSYEFLFMRASGNQLRQISALVDAGALRPIVGKVFTFGQAPEALQSLAAGGFRGKAVLTVTS; from the coding sequence ATGCGGGCATTCGTTATCAACAAGTACAAGGAACCGCTGCGCGAAGCCGAGGTTGCTGAACCCACCGTCGGCGAACGTGACGTGCTCGTGCAGGTGCAAGCTGCCGGCCTGAACCAGCTGGACGAGAAGATCCGCATGGGCGAGTTCAAGCAGATCCTTCCCTACAAGCTCCAGTTGGTCCTCGGCAACGACGTAGCCGGCACCGTCCTGCGCGTCGGGGAAAAAGTGAAGGGGTTCAAGCCCGGCGATGAGGTCTACGCCCGTCCCAACGAGGACCGCATCGGCACATTTGCCGAACGTATTGCCGTCGCGGAGGAAGACCTTGCGCTCAAGCCCGTGTCGGCCACCATGGAGGAGGCCGGCTCGCTGCCACTGGTAGCTCTTACCGCATGGCAGGCCCTCGTCGAGCAGGGCAATGTGCAGCCAGGGCAGAAAGTTCTCATTCATGCCGGCGCAGGCGGAGTCGGTTCTATCGCCATCCAGCTCGCCAAGCATCTCGGCGCGACCGTTGCAACCACCGCCAGCAGCTCCAACGCCGGGTTCGTGCGGGACCTCGGCGCTGACATCGTCATCGACTACCGCACCCAGGACTTCGAGCAGCTCCTGAGCGGATACGATCTGGTGCTCGATAGCCTCGGAGGGCAAAACCTGCAGAAATCACTGCGCATCCTCAAGCCCGGTGGGAAGGCGATTGGGATCGCCGGCCCGCCCGATCCGGCATTCGCCCGCAAAGCAGGCCTCAACCCCGTGCTGCGCCTGGCGATCACCGGGCTCAGCAGCAAGATTCGGAGGCAAGCCAGGAAGCTCGGCGTTAGCTATGAGTTTCTCTTCATGCGTGCCAGCGGCAACCAACTACGTCAGATCAGCGCCCTAGTTGACGCCGGCGCACTGCGCCCCATCGTAGGGAAGGTCTTCACCTTCGGCCAGGCTCCAGAGGCACTGCAATCCCTGGCCGCAGGGGGCTTCCGGGGCAAAGCAGTGCTCACCGTCACCAGCTGA
- a CDS encoding LacI family DNA-binding transcriptional regulator — protein MASVQTQAGSGKVTRTDVARYAGVSTAVVSYVINGGPKPVAAATAERVREAIKVLQYQPNATARALTMGSARLLGIIVPDSTNPYFAELTDTIAQAAATRGYALLTANSRTDAETERQNTVNLVSRQVDAIILATVLSPSEVAAMQVQGIRRVLIDQSSIVHGIPIISTDFEQGAALGVQHLIGHGHRDIGILVGRDIDPSRVDPRHNGWKKALNEAGLPEGPAELTDFTRQGGYEATRRLLALPKPPTAIFASSDLLAVGALRAIHEANLSIPDDVAVVSFDGTSESEFSWPQLTTVRQPIDRIAERVLAAALSPEEPGGGIELLTTELIVRKSCGC, from the coding sequence ATGGCAAGTGTGCAGACACAGGCGGGTTCCGGGAAAGTCACGCGAACTGACGTCGCCCGCTACGCGGGCGTCAGTACCGCCGTCGTCAGTTATGTGATCAACGGCGGCCCCAAGCCGGTTGCGGCGGCAACAGCAGAGCGCGTGCGGGAAGCCATCAAGGTGCTTCAGTACCAGCCGAACGCAACTGCCCGCGCCCTGACCATGGGCTCCGCCCGGCTTCTGGGGATCATCGTCCCGGACAGCACCAACCCGTACTTCGCCGAGCTGACGGACACTATCGCACAAGCGGCGGCCACCCGCGGTTACGCACTCCTGACCGCAAACTCCCGCACCGACGCGGAGACCGAGCGGCAAAACACAGTCAATCTCGTTTCCCGTCAGGTTGACGCGATCATCCTCGCGACAGTTCTGTCACCCAGTGAAGTCGCCGCCATGCAGGTCCAAGGCATTCGCCGTGTGCTTATCGACCAGTCCAGCATCGTGCACGGCATACCCATCATCAGTACGGACTTTGAACAGGGCGCCGCCCTTGGCGTCCAGCACCTGATCGGACACGGGCATCGGGATATCGGCATATTGGTGGGTAGGGACATTGACCCTTCACGCGTAGACCCGCGACACAATGGCTGGAAGAAGGCCCTCAACGAGGCAGGCCTACCTGAGGGGCCGGCCGAACTCACCGACTTCACCCGCCAGGGCGGATACGAAGCGACCCGCCGGCTGCTGGCATTGCCTAAGCCGCCGACAGCGATCTTCGCCAGCTCCGACCTGCTGGCCGTGGGCGCACTGCGCGCCATTCACGAAGCCAACCTGTCCATACCGGATGATGTTGCCGTCGTTTCGTTCGATGGAACATCTGAATCGGAATTCAGCTGGCCCCAGCTGACCACAGTGCGTCAGCCCATCGATCGGATCGCAGAGAGGGTTCTTGCAGCAGCCCTGTCACCGGAAGAGCCGGGCGGCGGGATCGAACTCCTCACCACCGAACTCATCGTTCGCAAGTCTTGTGGCTGCTGA
- a CDS encoding SDR family oxidoreductase: MHSLNGAVVLVTGANGGIGTHFVHGALARGASKVYATARTPRTWEDERIVPLTLDITDPASIRAAVEAAGDVTVLINNAGASVATPGILTHTDEEIRTNVETNFLGPLFLARAFAPILSAKAKSVIIDIHSAMSWYAVGGIYSATKAALWSATNSLRLELAPEGVHVVGVHVGWVDTAMAAHTSDPKMDPAELVTTVLDAVEAGEYEVLADETSVQLKAGLSAPIEALYPQLAPSKS; this comes from the coding sequence ATGCACTCACTCAATGGAGCAGTCGTCCTCGTCACCGGCGCAAACGGCGGCATCGGAACCCACTTCGTCCACGGCGCCCTCGCACGCGGCGCCAGCAAGGTTTACGCCACCGCCCGCACCCCCCGCACCTGGGAGGACGAGCGCATCGTCCCCCTTACCCTCGACATCACAGACCCGGCCTCAATACGGGCCGCAGTCGAGGCTGCGGGTGACGTCACGGTGTTGATTAACAACGCTGGAGCGTCCGTTGCAACCCCCGGCATCCTTACCCACACCGACGAGGAAATCCGGACCAATGTCGAGACAAACTTCCTCGGCCCACTATTCCTCGCCCGCGCCTTCGCGCCGATCCTGTCAGCGAAGGCCAAATCCGTAATCATCGACATCCACTCCGCAATGAGCTGGTACGCCGTCGGTGGCATTTACAGCGCCACCAAGGCCGCCCTCTGGTCGGCCACCAACTCGCTACGCCTGGAACTCGCCCCCGAAGGGGTACACGTGGTGGGCGTCCACGTCGGGTGGGTCGACACAGCAATGGCTGCGCACACCAGCGACCCCAAAATGGACCCGGCTGAACTGGTCACCACGGTATTGGATGCCGTCGAAGCCGGCGAGTACGAGGTCCTCGCCGACGAAACGTCCGTGCAGCTCAAGGCCGGACTCAGCGCCCCCATCGAGGCGCTCTACCCCCAACTTGCGCCCAGCAAGTCCTAG
- a CDS encoding carbohydrate ABC transporter permease → MTMSKTMEPTRRSSSMKRTRRWQTALHYLILTVVALFFFLPVYYLIVGSFRPSSEVLSGLSGFVPTNLSFDNYAGVFDHLSSDATGHFGQFALVSIIVTTAVVAGSLIVNSMAAYSFARMKWRGKKVLFLLVIILTIIPFEAVALPLYYMFSGQRDTVVIQAIPFIANAFSIFLFYTFFLDVPGEIEEAARLDGAGPFRTFFQVIVPITKPAFATVAILTFLGQWGSYLWPVLMVSDPTVRPLPLAISIFQNQQPPEWGQVLAFGTMFIVPVLAVFLIFQRWFVASISSSAIKG, encoded by the coding sequence ATGACGATGTCCAAGACCATGGAGCCGACCCGGCGATCCAGCAGCATGAAACGCACCCGTCGCTGGCAAACAGCACTCCATTACCTGATCCTGACCGTTGTCGCGCTGTTCTTCTTCCTGCCCGTCTACTACCTGATTGTTGGCAGCTTCCGGCCATCCTCGGAGGTCCTGAGCGGCCTGAGCGGCTTCGTCCCAACCAACCTGTCCTTCGACAACTACGCCGGCGTTTTCGACCACCTCAGTTCAGATGCCACCGGCCACTTCGGCCAATTCGCCCTGGTATCGATCATCGTCACCACAGCCGTGGTTGCCGGCAGCCTGATCGTGAATTCCATGGCGGCCTACTCGTTCGCGAGGATGAAATGGCGCGGCAAGAAGGTGCTGTTTCTGCTGGTGATCATCCTGACGATCATCCCGTTCGAAGCCGTCGCTCTTCCCTTGTACTACATGTTTTCGGGGCAGCGGGACACTGTCGTCATCCAGGCGATCCCGTTCATAGCCAACGCGTTCTCGATCTTCCTCTTCTACACGTTCTTCCTGGACGTCCCAGGCGAAATCGAAGAGGCTGCGAGGCTGGATGGGGCCGGGCCGTTCAGGACGTTCTTCCAAGTCATCGTCCCCATCACCAAGCCGGCATTCGCCACAGTGGCCATCCTGACCTTCCTGGGTCAGTGGGGATCGTACCTGTGGCCAGTCCTGATGGTCTCAGACCCAACCGTCCGGCCACTGCCGCTGGCGATCAGCATCTTCCAGAACCAGCAGCCTCCCGAATGGGGCCAGGTGCTTGCCTTCGGCACGATGTTTATCGTCCCGGTCCTGGCGGTTTTCTTGATCTTCCAGCGCTGGTTCGTCGCCAGTATCAGCAGCTCCGCTATCAAGGGCTGA
- a CDS encoding carbohydrate ABC transporter permease, whose protein sequence is MTTQTQKIPAPAVAPAKRQSSAILTGHRFAGPLFASPALIGLAIFLVAPFVLAVVLSFYRVQLNSPRPARFIGFEQYTRLFTDPDLSAAFGQALLNNFTFALIVVPVQTVLALGLAVLVNRKLRGMVVFRTFIFMPLVFPLALTAVIWRLIYSRGDEGLLNALLGLFSGGALSSHDWLGSPSTALGSIIVMSIWQSVSFQMIIVLAALQSVPTELYEAAALDRANKWQQFINVTVPGIRNTLIFVALITTIFSFRLFDQVYLLSRSGSVDRGSTETVMTQIINTGFDNNNVGQAAAMTVIFMLIITMIAIIQRAAVRQRGGV, encoded by the coding sequence ATGACCACTCAAACGCAAAAGATCCCGGCTCCCGCAGTGGCCCCGGCCAAGCGACAGTCATCGGCCATTCTTACCGGCCACCGGTTCGCGGGCCCGCTGTTCGCCAGCCCGGCACTGATCGGCCTTGCCATCTTCCTGGTGGCACCGTTCGTGCTCGCAGTCGTACTGTCCTTCTACCGGGTGCAGCTCAACAGCCCACGGCCCGCACGGTTCATAGGATTCGAACAGTACACACGCCTGTTCACCGATCCTGACCTGTCCGCAGCCTTCGGCCAGGCACTGCTTAACAACTTCACCTTCGCCCTGATTGTTGTTCCCGTACAAACGGTTCTGGCCTTGGGCCTGGCTGTACTGGTCAACCGCAAGCTGCGCGGGATGGTGGTTTTCAGGACGTTCATCTTCATGCCCTTGGTCTTCCCGCTGGCCCTTACCGCGGTGATCTGGCGGCTTATCTACTCCCGCGGAGACGAAGGCCTCCTGAACGCCCTCCTGGGGCTCTTCAGCGGGGGCGCCTTGTCGAGCCACGATTGGCTCGGCAGTCCGTCCACGGCACTTGGTTCCATCATTGTCATGTCGATCTGGCAAAGCGTGAGTTTCCAAATGATCATTGTCCTGGCCGCCCTGCAGAGCGTTCCCACCGAACTTTACGAAGCCGCAGCGCTGGACCGGGCCAACAAATGGCAGCAGTTCATCAACGTCACTGTTCCCGGCATCCGGAACACCCTGATCTTCGTTGCGCTCATAACGACCATCTTTTCGTTCAGGCTGTTCGACCAGGTCTACCTGCTGAGCCGCTCCGGCAGCGTTGACCGTGGTTCCACCGAGACCGTCATGACGCAAATCATCAACACAGGGTTCGACAACAACAACGTGGGCCAAGCCGCTGCCATGACTGTCATTTTCATGCTGATCATCACCATGATCGCCATCATCCAACGCGCCGCCGTGCGCCAGCGAGGAGGGGTCTGA